A DNA window from Hordeum vulgare subsp. vulgare chromosome 1H, MorexV3_pseudomolecules_assembly, whole genome shotgun sequence contains the following coding sequences:
- the LOC123433283 gene encoding thylakoid lumenal 17.4 kDa protein, chloroplastic, translating into MVSSCLASPATARGGSALRLQLQPRGCRVTCLADAGGAGSGGRVKAVGGFACGLLAAWAVASAPSPVFAAGQRLPPLSTDPKRCEAAFVGNTIGQANGVYDKVLDLRFCDFTNDKSNLKGKTLSAALMSGAKFDGADLTEVVMSKAYAVGASFKGTNFTNAVIDRANFGKADLEGAIFKNTVLSGSTFDEANMKDVDFEDTLIGYIDLQKLCRNTSINEGTRLELGCR; encoded by the exons ATGGTCTCGTCTTGCCTCGCCTCGCCGGCCACCGCGCGCGGCGGCTCTGCTCTACGCCTACAGCTCCAGCCGAGGGGGTGCCGCGTCACGTGCTTGGCCGACGCGGGGGGAGCCGGGAGTGGCGGCCGCGTCAAGGCCGTGGGAGGGTTCGCGTGCGGCTTGCTCGCAGCCTGGGCCGTCGCGTCAGCCCCCAGCCCGGTCTTCGCCGCCGGCCAG AGGTTGCCTCCACTATCAACAGATCCAAAGAGGTGCGAGGCTGCATTTGTTGGGAACACAATTGGTCAGGCAAATGGGGTGTATGACAAGGTGCTTGATCTCCGGTTCTGTGATTTCACAAATGATAAAAGTAATCTTAAAGGCAAGACTCTGTCTGCGGCTTTGATGTCAGGCGCAAAGTTTGATGGTGCTGACTTGACAGAAGTTGTCATGTCCAAGGCCTATGCTGTTGGTGCAAGTTTCAAAG GCACGAACTTCACAAACGCAGTGATAGACCGTGCCAATTTCGGAAAAGCCGACCTGGAAGGTGCAATTTTCAAGAACACTGTCTTGTCGGGATCAACCTTTGATGAGGCTAATATGAAGGATGTGGATTTCGAGGACACACTCATTGGCTACATTGACCTTCAGAAGCTTTGCAGAAACACCAGCATCAACGAAGGCACAAGATTGGAGCTGGGATGCAGGTGA
- the LOC123433267 gene encoding uncharacterized protein LOC123433267, which produces MAAATMVGMPKSPRSVAFATAASPFGDRRKARFCVAACGRDDQQPPPSMAAMPASLRAIQAKRKMAAQARGVPRATSAAGCAVAALAAAVEAVQGAAVGGASGAARGAGDAVAWVFQKVHFESPDLAVGLLGIVASCLGTAVEMEMERIRAKEADESASKAKATAVDDDDDGEDDAEEDLPMLVGLDVEKELWARIGIHHEEDDDMPLGVDDDEQEAIDAARAGIRKAAYERIIATSEANSLILSNYAQLLYEFDKDLDRAEDYFKRAVAIEPPDGEAMRRYAVFLWQARGDLAGAEDMFTGAIDEEPDSSHHRSSYAWFLWMTGGVETCVIDSGNNSGSNNETE; this is translated from the exons ATGGCGGCGGCGACCATGGTTGGCATGCCCAAGAGCCCCCGGTCGGTGGCCTTCGCGACGGCCGCCTCGCCCTTCGGGGACAGGAGAAAGGCCCGGTTCTGCGTCGCCGCGTGCGGCAGGGACGACCAGCAGCCGCCCCCGTCGATGGCCGCGATGCCGGCGTCGCTGCGGGCGATCCAGGCCAAGAGGAAGATGGCGGCGCAGGCGCGCGGGGTGCCGCGGGCGACGAGCGCGGCAGGGTGCGCGGTGGCCGCTCTCGCCGCCGCGGTGGAGGCGGTGCAGGGCGCGGCGGTCGGGGGAGCATCCGGAGCCGCGCGCGGCGCCGGGGATGCCGTGGCGTGGGTCTTCCAGAAGGTACACTTCGAGTCGCCCGACCTCGCCGTGGGACTGCTCGGAATCGTCGCGTCCTGCCTCGGCACCGCCGTGGAGATGGAGATGGAAAGGATTAGGGCCAAGGAGGCCGACGAGTCGGCCAGCAAGGCCAAGGCCACCGCcgtcgatgacgatgacgacggcgaagaCGACGCGGAGGAGGATCTGCCGATGCTGGTGGGGCTGGACGTGGAGAAGGAGCTCTGGGCCAGGATCGGCATCCATCATGAGGAAGACGACGACATGCCGCTGGgcgtcgacgacgacgagcagGAGGCCATCGACGCCGCCCGCGCCGGCATACGGAAGGCCGCGTACGAGCGGATCAtcgccacctccgaagccaactcgctCATCCTCTCCAACTACGCGCAGCTCCTCTACGAGTTCGACAAGGATCTCGACAG GGCGGAGGACTACTTCAAGCGTGCGGTGGCCATAGAGCCGCCCGACGGCGAGGCGATGCGGAGGTACGCGGTGTTCCTCTGGCAAGCCCGCGGCGACCTGGCCGGCGCGGAGGACATGTTCACGGGCGCCATCGACGAGGAGCCGGACAGCAGCCACCACCGGAGCAGCTACGCGTGGTTCCTCTGGATGACCGGTGGCGTGGAGACCTGCGTCATCGACTCCGGCAACAACTCCGGCAGCAACAACGAAACCGAATGA